Part of the Tumebacillus sp. BK434 genome is shown below.
AGCACGTCGTCCTCGTCTCGCACGGCGGCACGATCAACGCCTTCCTCCACGCGATCACAGACGGCCGTCTCGGCTCCGGCATCAGCAAGCTCGGCAACACCAGCATCACCCGTGTCCTGCGGGACGCGGACGGCTCGTGGCAGGTCCTTGAGATCGGCTGCACCGCGCATCTGGAATCATAAAAAGGAGTGCCATCCGGCACTCCTTTTTGTTTTAGCCTTCGTGGGTGAAACGGAGCACCGGATTGCGGGCTGCGGTCGTTTCATCGAGGCGGTTGACTTTCGTGTTGTACGGAGCGTTTTTGATCAGGTCTGCATTCTCTTCCGCTTCTTTGGCGATCTGGATCATCAGGTCGCAGAAGTTGTCGAGCGTCTGCAGGCTCTCCGTCTCGGTCGGCTCGATCATGATCGCTTCTTCCACGTTCAGCGGGAAGTAGATCGTCGGCGGATGCACCCCGAAGTCGAGCAGGCGCTTCGCCACGTCGAGCGTTTTGACGCCGTATTCTTTCTTCAGGCGGCGGCCGGACAGGACGAACTCGTGCTTGCAGATGCGGTCATACGGCAGCTCGAAGTGCGGCTGCAGGCGGCGCATCATGTAGTTGGCGTTCAGCACCGCGTCTTCGGTGACGCGCTTCAGGCCGTCCGGACCCATCGTGCGGATGTAGGAGTACGCGCGCACGTTGATGCCGAAGTTGCCCCAGAAGCCTTTGACTTTGCCGATCGACTGCGGGCGGTCCCAGTTCAGGACGTAGGAGCCGTCTGCCGCCTGTTCCACGCGCGGCTTCGGCAGGAACGGGATCAGCTCTTTCTTCACGCCGACCGGACCGGAACCCGGACCGCCGCCGCCGTGCGGGGTGGTGAACGTCTTGTGCAGGTTCAAGTGCACAACGTCAAATCCCATGTCGCCCGGACGGGCATAGCCGAGGATCGCGTTCGCGTTCGCGCCGTCGTAGTAGAGCATGCCGCCCGCGGCGTGGACGATCTCCGAGATCTCGATGATCTGGTCTTCGAACAGTCCCAAGGTGGACGGGTTGGTCAGCATCAGCGCTGCCGTGTCTTCGTTGACGACCGCACGCAACGCTTCGAGGTCGACGCCGCCCTGTTCGTTCGACTTGACGGTGACGGTGCGGTAGCCTGCGACGGTCGCCGACGCCGGGTTGGTGCCGTGTGCGGAGTCCGGCACGATGACGGTGGTGCGCTTTTCACCGCGCGCTTCATGGTAGGCGCGGATCATCATCAGACCGGTCCACTCGCCGTGCGCGCCTGCTGCCGGCTGCAGAGACACTTCGTCCATGCCGGTGATCTCAGCAAGCTCGGACTGCAGCTTGTACATCAGTTCGAGCGCACCTTGCACCTGCTCT
Proteins encoded:
- the gcvPB gene encoding aminomethyl-transferring glycine dehydrogenase subunit GcvPB; this translates as MRQEKDKALIFELSEPGRVSYSLPELDVPEEPIENLIPQAYIRSTPAQLPEMAELDLVRHFTELSKRNHGVDDGFYPLGSCTMKYNPKRNEKAAAIPGFAQIHPLQPQEQVQGALELMYKLQSELAEITGMDEVSLQPAAGAHGEWTGLMMIRAYHEARGEKRTTVIVPDSAHGTNPASATVAGYRTVTVKSNEQGGVDLEALRAVVNEDTAALMLTNPSTLGLFEDQIIEISEIVHAAGGMLYYDGANANAILGYARPGDMGFDVVHLNLHKTFTTPHGGGGPGSGPVGVKKELIPFLPKPRVEQAADGSYVLNWDRPQSIGKVKGFWGNFGINVRAYSYIRTMGPDGLKRVTEDAVLNANYMMRRLQPHFELPYDRICKHEFVLSGRRLKKEYGVKTLDVAKRLLDFGVHPPTIYFPLNVEEAIMIEPTETESLQTLDNFCDLMIQIAKEAEENADLIKNAPYNTKVNRLDETTAARNPVLRFTHEG